Proteins co-encoded in one Oreochromis aureus strain Israel breed Guangdong linkage group 3, ZZ_aureus, whole genome shotgun sequence genomic window:
- the LOC120438786 gene encoding protein NLRC3-like, whose protein sequence is TKGVAGIGKTVLTQKYSLDWAEDKANQDIQFIFPFTFRELNVLKEEKFSLVKLVHNLFTETKEADIWNFEDFQVVFIFDGLDECRLPLDFHKTTILTDPRKSTSLDVLLINLIRGKLLPSARLWITTRPAAANQIPPKYVSIVTEVRGFTDPQKEEYFRKRFSDEEQASRVISHIKTSRSLHIMCHIPVFCWITATVLEDVLKTRDEGQVPKTLTEMYIHFLVVQAKVKKVKYDGGAETDPHWSPESRKMMESLGKLAFDQLQKGNLIFYESDLTKCGIDIRAASVYSGVFTQIFKEERGLYQDKVFCFIHLSVQEFLAALHVHLTFINSRLNLLEEEKTTSLWSKLISKPKLQSLHRSGVDKALQSPNGHLDLFLRFLLGLSLQTNQSLLQGLLTQTESSSQTNQETVQYIKKLSENLSAEKSINLFHCLNELNDRSLVEEIQQSLRSGSLSTDKLSPAQWSALVFILLSSEKDLDVFDLQKYSASEEALLKLLPVVKASKKAL, encoded by the coding sequence acaaagggagtggctggcattgggaaaacagtcttaacacagaagtacagcctggactgggctgaagacaaagccaaccaggacatccagttcatatttccattcactttcagagagctgaatgtgctgaaagaggaaaagttcagcttggttaAACTTGTTCATAAcctctttactgaaaccaaagaagcagacaTCTGGaactttgaagacttccaggttgtgttcatctttgatggtctggatgagtgtcgacttcctctagACTTCcataaaactacaatcctaactgaccctagaaagtccacctcactggatgtgctgctgataaatctcatcagggggaaactgcttccctctgctcgtctctggataaccacacgacctgcagcagccaatcagatccctccaaAGTATGTTTCCAttgtgacagaggtcagagggttcactgacccacagaaggaggagtacttcaggaagagattcagcgatgaggagcaggccagcagggtcatctcccacatcaagacatcacgaagcctccacatcatgtgccacatcccagtcttctgctggatcactgctacagttctggaggatgtgctgaaaaCCAGAGATGAGGGACAggtgcccaagaccctgactgagatgtacatccacttcctggtggttcaggccaaagtgaagaaggtcaagtatgatggaggagctgagacagatccacactggagtccagagagcaggaagatgatggagtctctgggaaaactggcttttgatcagctgcagaaaggaaacctgatcttctatgaatcagacctgacaaagtgtggcatcgatatcagagcagcctcagtgtactcaggagtgttcacacagatctttaaagaggagagaggactgtaccaggacaaggtgttctgcttcatccatctgagtgttcaggagtttctggctgctcttcatgtccatctgaccttcatcaactctcgACTCAATCTACtggaagaggaaaaaacaacgTCACTCTGGTCTAAATTAATAAGCAAACCAAAACTCCAATCTCTCCACCGGAGTGGTGtggacaaggccttacagagtccaaatggacacctggacttgttcctccgcttcctcctgggtctttcactgcagaccaaccAGAGTCTCCTACAAGGTCTGCTGACACAAACAGAAAGTAGCTCACAGACtaatcaggaaacagtccagtacatcaagaagctcagtgagaatctgtctgcagagaaaagcatcaatctgttccactgtctgaatgaactgaatgatcgttctctagtggaggagatccaacagtccctgagatcaggaagtctctccacagataaactgtctcctgctcagtggtcagctctggtcttcatcttactgtcatcagaaaaagatctggatgtgtttgacctgcagaaatactctgcttcagaggaggctcttctaaAGCTGCTGCCAGTTGTCAAAGCCTCCAAAAAAGCTCTGTGA